The Populus nigra chromosome 14, ddPopNigr1.1, whole genome shotgun sequence genome has a segment encoding these proteins:
- the LOC133672832 gene encoding uncharacterized protein LOC133672832, which translates to MAKCFSFAATQDSCYRYSFTRSGLRSSTTDLGEGTIMHCWIPKKHDASKPTLLLIHGFGANAMWQFHGLIPKFISKFNIYVPDLLFFGESYTARAERSEAFQAQCVIGVMEAHKVTKMDVLGLSYGGFVAYSIAAQFKALVARVAIGCAGVCFEEKDLEEGGVFKEVTSMEEAVELLIPQTPEKIREMMRLSFYKQPRSLPSCFLQDFIEVMCTKFRQEKKELIQALHKDRKMSDLPRITQPTLIIWGEHDQVFPLELAHRLERHIGDNAELMIIKNVGHALNAERPKELYRHLKSFFIDNLPSSKHASYTNSRKAD; encoded by the exons ATGGCAAAGTGTTTTAGTTTTGCAGCAACACAAGATTCATGCTACCGTTACTCCTTCACTCGATCAGGCCTCAGATCATCCACAACCGACCTCGGCGAGGGCACGATCATGCACTGTTGGATCCCCAAGAAACACGACGCATCAAAACCTACGTTACTACTGATCCATGGTTTCGGTGCCAACGCAATGTGGCAATTCCACGGTCTAATCCCTAAGTTCATCTCCAAATTCAACATCTACGTCCCCGATCTCCTATTCTTCGGGGAATCCTACACCGCACGAGCCGAAAGGTCAGAGGCATTCCAGGCACAATGCGTTATTGGTGTCATGGAAGCTCATAAGGTGACCAAGATGGATGTGCTTGGGCTGAGTTATGGCGGGTTTGTTGCGTATAGTATCGCGGCACAGTTTAAAGCGCTCGTGGCGCGCGTGGCGATAGGATGCGCCGGAGTTTGTTTTGAAGAGAAGGATTTGGAGGAAGGAGGAGTGTTCAAGGAGGTGACAAGCATGGAGGAAGCTGTTGAGCTTTTGATACCACAAACACCCGAAAAAATTAGGGAGATGATGAGGTTGTCGTTTTATAAACAACCACGTAGCTTGCCTTcatgttttctccaagattttaTTGAG GTAATGTGTACTAAATTCCGTCAAGAGAAGAAAGAACTAATCCAGGCATTACACAAGGACAGAAAGATGTCTGATCTTCCCAGGATAACTCAG CCTACACTCATAATCTGGGGAGAACATGACCAGGTTTTCCCACTGGAATTGGCACACAGACTAGAAAG GCATATCGGTGATAATGCCGAACTAATGATAATAAAGAATGTGGGTCATGCACTCAATGCAGAGAGGCCCAAGGAGCTCTACAGGCACTTAAAGTCTTTCTTCATTGACAATCTTCCTTCATCAAAGCACGCAAGCTATACCAACAGCCGTAAGGCAGATTGA